In Paenibacillus sonchi, a single genomic region encodes these proteins:
- a CDS encoding Gfo/Idh/MocA family protein yields the protein MELINIGVAGVGIMGMNHCRTLDKMKNVHFVGVYDNDMKRCLEIAKEYDVCPFSSFSELLKKVDAVIISVPTSLHFTFIQQALQEGKHVLVEKPFVSSMKEAEQIKPLIKAKNVIVQVGHVERFNPVIQQLNKIINRPKMISIETRRLGALNRVIDIDVIFDLMIHDIDIVLSLVGSPIQSLSAVGYSLTESGQMDVANAVLTFKNGVIANLVANRLSQEKVRTLTITERDRLIKSDYMTKELFICQKVDSVIEKNLSYRQESIVEKIIVPNTEPLFAEIDHFVQSIRMKQCSIVGPEEASKALEVAQMIRAYIEGNK from the coding sequence ATGGAATTAATTAATATTGGGGTAGCCGGAGTCGGAATTATGGGCATGAATCATTGCCGAACCCTGGATAAGATGAAAAATGTCCATTTTGTTGGTGTTTATGATAACGATATGAAACGGTGCCTGGAAATAGCTAAGGAGTACGATGTTTGTCCTTTTTCGTCATTTAGTGAATTATTAAAAAAAGTGGATGCAGTAATCATTTCTGTTCCAACCAGTTTACATTTCACTTTCATCCAACAGGCATTGCAGGAAGGAAAACATGTTTTGGTTGAGAAACCATTCGTCAGTTCGATGAAAGAGGCGGAACAAATCAAACCATTAATCAAGGCTAAGAATGTCATTGTTCAGGTAGGGCATGTGGAAAGATTCAATCCGGTAATTCAACAGCTAAACAAAATTATTAATCGCCCCAAAATGATTTCCATTGAAACGAGGCGATTAGGGGCCCTCAACCGAGTGATTGACATAGATGTTATTTTTGACCTTATGATCCATGACATTGATATTGTCTTAAGTTTGGTCGGAAGTCCGATTCAAAGCCTTTCTGCGGTAGGTTATAGCCTGACGGAATCTGGGCAGATGGATGTGGCTAATGCTGTGCTTACTTTCAAAAATGGGGTCATAGCAAATCTGGTAGCCAACCGCTTATCTCAGGAAAAAGTAAGGACGTTGACGATCACCGAAAGAGATCGGTTGATCAAATCTGACTATATGACCAAAGAGTTATTTATCTGTCAAAAAGTGGATTCTGTTATAGAAAAAAATCTATCCTACCGACAAGAAAGTATAGTTGAAAAGATCATCGTTCCCAACACTGAACCCCTTTTTGCTGAAATCGATCATTTTGTGCAATCCATTCGAATGAAGCAATGTTCCATTGTAGGACCTGAAGAAGCATCCAAAGCCTTGGAAGTCGCACAGATGATTAGAGCATACATCGAGGGGAACAAGTAA
- a CDS encoding helix-turn-helix domain-containing protein: MISSEQVGKRIARLRKEKHMSQEQLAEQLNVSAQAVSKWETGKSLPETSSLPLLSSLLGHSIDSILLPQKLVVLSAVYTDGQAAYDVTHFVNQLIVGNRLNLVVNKLTFPESIKSDRLKLLLLKYETPSGVYATYVFNDDLLTIDLHSTGYASSPSELDIVFAAYGNEQANRNVLNKIKHYEFFQWKQLTASHKLFPSLIDNNGNDYLLLLYLNEEGIHAVSCAEGEQIHYTPDRTRLFRTESPHEHCIVEGVGRLGFGRGMDCSWAGALLLSLTARGVDTTYEQIMGVSGACWRIAFTAMWDYSSTDALVAYNYSDPAFNAYGLTAIWANNLNPEERRLEKHNILESIRNHQLPIAINLRVAPEWGVITGYLDAGGTLLCRSYFDDETFEKLRNDPEFLEYMKVSKGYLNVDNWPYMLVRIGNQENIPSALDNLYASFRIRVDSMNTAGNGDYSLGYRAFEVWQDGLLDDAWYKNASDKDFARRLGVNHFCMMGLTDARRSAAAYLQESLPLLGNRPGYTALSELAELYAQIAALLAGYYNCMTDPASVKSDISRQLWTREQREQQAKLLQTVAALELRGEALAQAVLQH, translated from the coding sequence ATGATCAGCAGCGAACAAGTGGGCAAGCGGATTGCCAGACTCCGGAAAGAAAAACACATGTCACAGGAACAACTGGCGGAACAGTTAAATGTCAGCGCCCAGGCGGTTTCAAAATGGGAAACCGGTAAATCATTGCCTGAAACCTCTAGTCTTCCACTATTGTCCAGCCTATTGGGCCACTCTATAGACAGCATATTGCTGCCCCAGAAGCTGGTCGTTCTTAGCGCAGTTTATACCGATGGTCAAGCGGCATATGATGTCACCCATTTTGTTAATCAACTTATTGTCGGCAACAGATTGAATCTTGTGGTCAACAAGTTAACTTTTCCAGAGTCCATCAAGAGCGACCGCCTGAAGCTGCTGCTCCTGAAATATGAGACTCCTTCTGGAGTCTATGCCACTTATGTGTTTAATGACGATCTGCTTACCATTGATCTTCATTCCACAGGCTATGCTTCCAGCCCAAGCGAGCTTGATATCGTATTCGCCGCCTACGGCAATGAACAGGCAAACCGCAATGTATTAAACAAAATAAAACATTATGAGTTTTTTCAATGGAAACAGCTCACTGCCAGTCATAAGCTTTTTCCAAGTCTGATCGACAACAATGGTAACGATTATCTGCTGCTCCTATATCTGAACGAGGAGGGCATTCATGCGGTAAGCTGCGCGGAAGGTGAACAGATCCACTATACTCCAGATCGGACCCGGCTTTTCCGAACGGAATCTCCTCATGAGCATTGCATTGTAGAGGGGGTAGGTCGGCTGGGCTTTGGCAGAGGGATGGACTGCTCCTGGGCAGGGGCACTTCTTTTGTCACTGACAGCAAGAGGAGTAGATACCACCTACGAGCAGATTATGGGAGTGTCGGGAGCGTGCTGGAGAATTGCTTTTACAGCTATGTGGGACTACAGCTCGACGGATGCACTTGTGGCCTATAACTACTCCGATCCGGCGTTTAACGCCTATGGGCTAACCGCCATTTGGGCCAACAATCTGAATCCCGAGGAGCGCAGATTGGAAAAGCACAACATCTTGGAGAGCATCCGCAATCATCAGCTTCCTATAGCCATCAACCTGCGGGTCGCCCCTGAGTGGGGAGTGATCACCGGCTATTTGGATGCTGGCGGCACTCTGCTGTGCCGCAGTTATTTTGACGATGAAACCTTTGAGAAGCTTCGCAATGATCCGGAGTTTCTGGAATACATGAAAGTCAGCAAGGGTTATCTGAACGTGGACAATTGGCCTTACATGCTTGTCCGTATAGGCAACCAGGAGAATATCCCGTCAGCATTGGATAATCTGTATGCTTCGTTCAGAATTAGGGTGGATTCGATGAATACCGCCGGGAATGGAGACTACAGCCTTGGTTACAGGGCTTTTGAGGTCTGGCAGGATGGGCTTTTGGATGATGCCTGGTATAAGAACGCAAGCGACAAGGACTTTGCGCGCAGGCTGGGGGTGAACCACTTCTGCATGATGGGATTAACCGATGCCCGAAGAAGCGCTGCGGCTTATCTGCAAGAATCTCTACCGCTGCTGGGGAACCGTCCTGGATATACAGCTCTGTCCGAACTGGCGGAATTATACGCACAGATCGCTGCGTTACTTGCAGGATATTATAATTGCATGACTGACCCGGCTTCCGTTAAATCGGACATCTCCAGACAGTTATGGACCCGAGAACAGCGGGAACAGCAAGCCAAACTGCTTCAGACAGTTGCAGCCTTGGAGCTTCGGGGAGAGGCGCTTGCACAGGCAGTCTTGCAACATTAG
- a CDS encoding glycosyltransferase: MEKLKILYISRDFSKKTERHPYYLSQALSKVIDLVLWSEPGDIQNILNHIRFRPDFILINDPVDNRSPVITGLSSLNIPFGVFMYDLHRLVQERILFIEQNHVPYIFTLCRDYFINRYPKYLQRMRWLPHFANEEVFKDYGLPKDIDCLMMGVARRYYPLRKIMYDALIEKPFFVYHPHPGYENQDETRKNIIIGEKYAKEINRAKLFLTCDSTFHYPLAKYFEVPACNTLLLAPPLKELEDIGFIPDVHFASINEKNFLEKIEFYLTHDQERAKMANEGYRMVHTKHSATVRALELVNMIKGILGTHN; this comes from the coding sequence ATGGAAAAACTCAAGATATTATATATTAGCCGTGATTTTTCCAAAAAGACGGAAAGACATCCATATTATCTCTCTCAGGCATTGTCTAAGGTAATCGATTTAGTGCTATGGAGTGAGCCAGGGGATATTCAAAATATCCTGAATCATATCAGGTTTAGGCCGGATTTTATATTGATCAATGATCCGGTTGACAATCGTTCTCCCGTCATCACCGGACTCTCCTCTCTTAATATCCCATTCGGTGTTTTTATGTATGATCTTCATCGACTCGTGCAAGAACGTATCCTTTTTATTGAGCAGAATCATGTTCCATATATTTTTACACTTTGTCGAGATTACTTTATAAATAGGTATCCCAAATATCTCCAAAGAATGAGGTGGCTGCCTCACTTTGCCAATGAAGAGGTCTTTAAAGATTATGGGTTACCTAAAGACATCGATTGTTTAATGATGGGGGTAGCAAGGAGGTATTATCCGTTAAGAAAAATCATGTATGATGCTTTAATAGAAAAGCCTTTTTTTGTTTATCATCCACACCCTGGTTACGAAAACCAGGATGAAACCAGGAAAAATATTATTATAGGAGAAAAATATGCTAAGGAAATTAATCGAGCAAAATTATTTTTAACATGTGATTCAACCTTCCATTATCCATTAGCAAAGTATTTTGAAGTTCCGGCTTGCAACACTCTTTTGCTTGCGCCACCCTTAAAAGAGCTAGAGGATATAGGATTTATACCGGATGTACACTTTGCCTCTATTAATGAAAAGAATTTTTTGGAAAAGATTGAGTTCTATTTAACCCATGATCAAGAACGGGCAAAGATGGCAAATGAAGGTTATAGAATGGTTCATACAAAACATTCAGCGACGGTACGTGCCTTAGAGTTAGTAAATATGATTAAGGGTATCTTAGGTACTCACAATTGA
- a CDS encoding NAD-dependent epimerase/dehydratase family protein — protein MRPKIKNSTILITGGAGFIGSHLVEQLMMNEAKQVIVVDNMFLGNRENLSDALSKGMVLYVDDAELKGSLEYIIEKHKIDIVFNCATKALNYSFINPSNAYMTNVIVLNNLLELQRKGAFKTLCHFSSSEVYGSAQYEPMDEQHPILPTTAYAAGKAAADTMLHSYVNMFGLDAFIVRPFNNYGPRQNYEGPLSGVIPATIMKLLNGDAPEIHGTGLQSRDYIYVVDTIDSIIKVYDVIKRGDCVNIAAGNHIAIKEIILKISKILNYKGPILYKDCRPADVACHHAGNQKIKSMINFNLVDFDEGLLKTVRWYKEIYNKRNVLK, from the coding sequence ATGAGGCCTAAAATAAAAAATAGCACGATATTAATTACCGGCGGTGCGGGATTTATAGGGAGTCACTTGGTAGAACAATTAATGATGAATGAAGCGAAACAAGTCATAGTTGTTGACAATATGTTTTTAGGAAACAGAGAAAACTTATCAGACGCATTGTCCAAGGGAATGGTCTTATATGTAGATGATGCCGAATTAAAAGGCTCTCTGGAATATATAATTGAAAAACATAAGATTGATATTGTTTTCAACTGTGCCACCAAGGCATTGAATTATTCCTTTATCAATCCATCGAATGCCTATATGACAAATGTGATCGTTTTAAATAATCTGCTTGAGTTACAGAGAAAAGGAGCATTTAAAACACTCTGTCACTTTTCATCATCTGAGGTTTATGGCAGCGCACAATATGAGCCGATGGATGAACAGCATCCGATACTTCCAACTACGGCCTATGCTGCAGGCAAGGCCGCTGCTGACACCATGTTACACAGTTATGTTAACATGTTCGGTCTGGATGCGTTTATCGTCAGACCCTTTAATAATTATGGTCCTAGGCAAAATTATGAAGGCCCTCTATCAGGAGTGATTCCTGCAACGATTATGAAATTGTTAAATGGTGATGCTCCGGAAATCCATGGAACCGGTCTACAAAGTAGAGACTATATTTATGTAGTAGATACAATCGATTCTATAATCAAGGTTTATGATGTGATTAAACGTGGAGATTGTGTAAATATTGCAGCCGGTAATCACATTGCAATTAAAGAAATTATCTTAAAAATATCAAAAATCCTCAATTATAAAGGTCCTATTTTATATAAAGATTGTCGACCGGCAGATGTAGCCTGTCATCATGCAGGCAATCAAAAGATCAAGTCGATGATTAATTTTAATTTAGTGGATTTTGATGAAGGGTTATTAAAAACGGTGCGATGGTATAAAGAAATATATAACAAGAGGAATGTTCTTAAATGA
- a CDS encoding glycosyltransferase, producing MSKQEHLLFYSGRKGWDIILLKIVSVIDQIGSDIDYLANGLLPYMDRYDYQVFDVHPTTPSTSQLMRFEKYGKDADIIDFQHPHIALLLLNRYSWLSEKKKILTNHIPDYLNNSQYSMFDKVVTSNKTMQRRIPGSVFIPLTVDTNFWTFNDKWTNNKNLIMVTDEIKQEKGVFEVAVACRNLGLNLLLVGRKSDESYLSKVLETGRVTYRQEMSKEELQQLYYQSTLFVCNSDESEIGPVSILEAMISGVPILSRSVGHVPELNKKNSIRLLESPLNDVASLTNAIENLLSNEQELLVMRERAWQIGSKQADERRAYNYQKLYSSLFPGTPVSVIVTIYEYHHTILNCLQSIAAQDYINKELIICDDNPNSENQSVIEEFARSVSFPVVYRNTSRKENDYGLARARNVGIIEASGDILVFCDQRISMHSNAISEFVKNLMPKKWLFGTKGTIKGFVENFSCVYRNDLIRAGMFCERVDEYGGATQEIFKRTHSQRFKHELIPTANSTFIVESLSLSKRRLEIIKMRNRLYRMNF from the coding sequence GTGAGTAAACAAGAGCATTTATTATTTTATAGTGGGAGGAAAGGATGGGATATAATTTTGTTAAAAATAGTTAGCGTAATTGACCAGATCGGTTCAGATATAGATTATTTAGCTAATGGTTTATTGCCCTATATGGATCGCTATGATTACCAAGTTTTCGATGTACATCCTACAACCCCAAGTACTTCTCAACTTATGCGATTCGAAAAATACGGTAAGGATGCAGACATTATTGATTTTCAACATCCTCATATTGCGCTTTTGCTATTAAACAGGTATTCCTGGCTTTCAGAAAAGAAAAAAATATTAACCAACCATATTCCTGATTATCTAAATAACAGTCAATATAGCATGTTTGATAAAGTAGTCACTTCAAATAAAACAATGCAAAGAAGAATACCGGGCAGCGTGTTTATTCCTTTAACAGTGGATACTAATTTCTGGACTTTTAATGACAAGTGGACGAATAATAAAAATTTGATTATGGTTACCGATGAAATAAAGCAAGAAAAGGGAGTTTTTGAAGTAGCAGTTGCATGCCGTAACCTTGGGCTAAACCTTTTATTGGTTGGTCGAAAATCGGATGAAAGCTATTTAAGTAAAGTGTTAGAAACTGGACGTGTTACTTACCGACAAGAGATGAGTAAGGAAGAACTTCAACAATTGTATTATCAATCTACCTTATTCGTTTGTAACTCGGATGAAAGTGAGATTGGACCTGTTTCAATATTAGAGGCCATGATCTCTGGGGTGCCAATTCTTTCCCGTTCAGTCGGACATGTGCCAGAACTTAACAAAAAGAATAGTATTCGATTATTAGAGTCTCCATTAAATGATGTCGCTTCATTGACAAATGCTATTGAGAATCTTCTGAGCAACGAGCAAGAGCTCTTAGTTATGCGCGAGAGAGCTTGGCAAATTGGCTCAAAGCAAGCAGACGAACGCAGAGCATACAATTATCAAAAGCTTTACAGTTCCCTTTTTCCTGGAACCCCAGTCTCTGTAATTGTAACAATTTATGAATATCATCATACAATACTTAATTGTTTACAATCTATTGCTGCCCAAGATTATATTAATAAAGAGTTAATTATCTGTGATGACAATCCGAATAGTGAAAATCAGTCAGTAATAGAGGAATTTGCACGTTCAGTCTCTTTTCCAGTTGTATATCGAAACACATCCCGAAAGGAAAATGATTATGGGCTAGCTAGAGCTCGTAATGTAGGGATAATAGAGGCAAGTGGTGATATTTTAGTGTTTTGCGATCAGCGTATAAGTATGCATTCCAATGCTATTAGTGAATTTGTCAAAAATCTAATGCCTAAAAAATGGTTATTTGGCACAAAAGGAACAATAAAAGGATTTGTTGAGAACTTCTCCTGTGTTTACCGAAATGATCTAATAAGAGCTGGCATGTTCTGTGAGCGTGTTGATGAATATGGTGGGGCAACACAAGAAATATTTAAACGCACTCATTCACAGAGGTTTAAGCATGAACTAATTCCAACTGCTAATTCAACTTTTATTGTTGAATCATTAAGTCTTTCAAAAAGACGTCTAGAAATTATTAAAATGCGAAATCGCTTATATAGAATGAACTTTTAG
- a CDS encoding glycosyltransferase family 2 protein codes for MRLLESGNLNRSHTIDVIVCVYNALEYVKLCLESLIAKKTIPFNLIIVDSGSEKETKDYLASFARKYDCKLKTNNSKTDYTIASNQGLKLSTSKYCVLLNSDTIVSIHWLEKLMDCMESESSTGIVGPLSNSASYQSVPKDVNGNGGTVNELDKLGGKELTIEQMAYFIEQQSKRIFPVVNQVNGFCYMINRSVIEKIGDQDEINFPCYGGEDDYCIRAVNAGFKLKVADDCYIYHYKSKSYNTEEKNEKRKNAGRLLREKHTPTIVKHHYTEIKNNIELARIREEIDLALINSSCMYDYNRAIMLICSDPEKNSNLETMIKETKRMYRDNILLKLAVPFLFKEYLTKIYPHQAVHFIFYENKSELIRISQHFDTVIAADLKANDTLRQIAANYDHIKDVYYTVEKH; via the coding sequence GTGAGATTATTGGAAAGTGGTAATTTAAACAGATCACATACTATAGATGTAATAGTCTGTGTATATAACGCGTTGGAGTATGTCAAATTGTGCTTAGAATCCTTGATAGCAAAAAAAACCATTCCATTCAATTTAATCATTGTGGATAGTGGGAGTGAAAAAGAAACAAAAGACTATTTAGCTTCTTTCGCAAGGAAATATGATTGTAAATTAAAAACTAATAACTCAAAGACTGATTACACAATTGCATCAAATCAAGGACTGAAATTGTCTACATCAAAATATTGTGTGTTATTAAATAGTGACACAATTGTATCTATTCATTGGTTAGAAAAACTGATGGATTGTATGGAATCTGAAAGCAGTACAGGAATTGTTGGACCTTTATCAAATTCGGCCAGCTATCAGTCAGTACCTAAGGATGTTAATGGAAATGGAGGCACGGTAAACGAATTGGACAAATTAGGAGGTAAAGAGCTAACCATTGAACAAATGGCATATTTTATAGAACAACAATCAAAAAGAATATTTCCAGTTGTTAATCAAGTGAATGGGTTTTGTTATATGATTAACCGTTCCGTCATTGAAAAAATAGGTGATCAGGATGAAATAAACTTTCCTTGCTATGGGGGAGAGGATGATTATTGTATTCGGGCAGTCAATGCAGGGTTTAAACTAAAGGTTGCCGATGATTGCTATATTTATCATTATAAATCCAAAAGTTATAATACTGAAGAAAAAAACGAGAAAAGGAAAAATGCAGGGAGACTTCTACGGGAAAAACATACACCAACAATTGTTAAACATCATTACACTGAAATAAAAAATAACATTGAACTTGCAAGAATAAGGGAAGAAATTGATCTAGCGCTAATTAATAGCAGTTGTATGTATGATTACAATAGGGCTATTATGCTTATCTGCTCTGACCCGGAAAAAAACAGCAACCTTGAAACGATGATAAAAGAAACAAAAAGAATGTATAGAGATAATATACTTCTAAAATTGGCTGTACCTTTTCTTTTTAAAGAATATCTTACAAAAATATATCCACATCAAGCGGTTCATTTTATATTTTACGAAAATAAAAGTGAATTGATTCGAATTAGTCAGCATTTTGATACCGTAATTGCCGCTGATTTAAAAGCTAATGATACTTTACGGCAAATTGCAGCAAATTATGACCATATTAAAGATGTTTATTATACCGTAGAAAAACATTGA
- a CDS encoding acetyltransferase, producing MTIRPIVILGTGGNCIDILDTINDINAIQLKYECVGFLDDNPDHWGQRIAGLPILGPLPTAKDLPPSHFIVNGIGSPRNFWEKESIIAKTKVGIEKFETIIHPTAHISKMSDIGRGTVIFQNVTITSNVKIGDHVIILPNTVISHDDIIGDYSCIAGGVCISGVVSIGKSCYIGTNSSIKQNVSIGDFSLVGMNSAVLRDVPKNNVVVGNPAKFLRYTR from the coding sequence ATGACAATCAGACCAATTGTTATCTTAGGTACAGGTGGAAACTGTATTGATATTTTGGATACAATAAATGACATTAATGCTATTCAATTAAAATATGAATGTGTCGGATTTCTTGATGATAACCCAGATCATTGGGGACAAAGGATTGCAGGGTTACCCATTCTTGGCCCGCTTCCCACTGCCAAAGATCTTCCTCCATCGCATTTTATTGTGAACGGTATAGGAAGTCCTCGAAATTTTTGGGAAAAAGAATCTATTATAGCAAAGACGAAAGTCGGTATCGAAAAATTCGAAACTATTATTCATCCTACTGCCCATATATCAAAAATGTCTGATATTGGTCGGGGGACGGTTATTTTCCAGAATGTCACGATTACATCGAATGTTAAAATTGGTGATCATGTAATCATCCTTCCAAATACAGTGATAAGTCACGATGATATTATCGGCGATTACTCCTGTATTGCTGGTGGAGTTTGTATTTCCGGTGTTGTTTCAATTGGTAAATCATGCTATATAGGAACAAATAGCTCAATAAAACAAAATGTATCAATAGGTGATTTTTCACTTGTTGGGATGAATAGTGCCGTTTTGCGTGATGTTCCGAAAAACAATGTAGTTGTTGGTAACCCAGCAAAATTTTTAAGATATACCCGCTGA
- a CDS encoding acyltransferase, whose product MIDRFRENANIGELVVIQEGVVLGKNVSIGHHTAILGNTQIGDNVTIGSHCIIGVYPGGNANMRKTETTLPPLEIKSNVKIGNHVSIYTGTVISEDAFIGDQASIREKVRIGANTVIGRGAMVELNTSIGSHCTIQTLAYVTADTTIEDHVFIGPCVSMSNDKYMGAKEFTLRGPYIKEGAKIGNNASLLPAIIIGKNTVVGAGAVVTKNVPDFETVVGNPARKVPDENTL is encoded by the coding sequence ATGATTGATAGATTTAGAGAGAATGCAAATATAGGTGAACTGGTCGTAATTCAGGAGGGTGTCGTATTAGGAAAAAACGTTTCTATCGGGCATCATACGGCTATTTTGGGAAATACCCAAATTGGGGATAACGTAACGATAGGATCTCACTGTATTATCGGGGTTTATCCCGGTGGAAATGCAAATATGCGAAAAACGGAGACTACTTTACCTCCACTTGAGATCAAATCTAATGTCAAAATAGGAAATCATGTTTCGATTTACACGGGAACTGTAATCTCTGAAGATGCATTCATTGGGGATCAAGCAAGTATCCGTGAAAAAGTACGGATTGGAGCGAATACTGTCATAGGTCGAGGTGCCATGGTTGAATTAAATACATCAATTGGTTCGCATTGCACCATCCAAACCTTAGCTTATGTTACGGCAGATACTACGATTGAAGATCACGTCTTCATTGGTCCATGCGTTTCCATGTCCAATGATAAATATATGGGAGCAAAAGAATTTACATTGAGAGGTCCTTACATTAAGGAAGGAGCAAAAATAGGGAATAATGCATCATTGTTACCTGCCATCATTATAGGTAAGAATACTGTGGTTGGTGCAGGGGCCGTTGTGACAAAAAATGTGCCGGATTTTGAGACAGTTGTAGGAAACCCGGCAAGAAAAGTACCGGATGAAAATACCTTGTAA
- a CDS encoding DegT/DnrJ/EryC1/StrS family aminotransferase produces the protein MIPQLDLKAEYESVKDEIQKSVHEVLESGSYVLGNKGKQIEKLLSEYVGTSYGIGVANGTDALLLSLEAMSIGNGDEVITPPFTFFATAEVIARVGAKPVFVDIDPITYNMNPALIEQAITKKTKAIMVVHLFGQSADMEKIMEIAKKYRLKVIEDACQSIGATFNGKKVGSFGDTGCFSFFPSKNLGTYGDGGMVVTSDKDLYEKIKVLRNHGSEKKYVHSDIGLNSRLDEIQAAILEVKLKRLDDWNQKRREIANRYSEKLIGLVKTPITVKNREHVFNQYSIETDNRDELASYLNHRKIATGIYYPLPLHLQPAFHGLHYQKGDFPIAEKVSEKILALPLYPTLKEYEQDYVISSIKEFKGDSNGIN, from the coding sequence ATGATACCTCAATTGGATTTGAAGGCGGAATACGAGAGTGTAAAGGATGAGATACAGAAGTCAGTTCATGAAGTTCTGGAAAGTGGATCCTATGTTCTAGGGAATAAAGGAAAGCAAATTGAAAAATTGTTATCCGAATACGTAGGGACCTCTTATGGCATTGGGGTTGCGAATGGGACAGATGCACTCCTTCTTTCATTGGAAGCCATGTCTATTGGGAATGGAGATGAAGTCATTACTCCCCCCTTTACCTTCTTTGCCACAGCAGAGGTTATTGCTCGTGTCGGGGCAAAGCCTGTTTTCGTCGATATTGATCCCATAACGTATAATATGAACCCCGCTTTGATTGAACAAGCGATAACAAAAAAAACGAAAGCAATTATGGTTGTACACCTTTTTGGACAATCGGCAGATATGGAAAAGATTATGGAAATAGCGAAAAAATATCGTTTAAAGGTTATTGAGGATGCATGCCAATCCATCGGAGCCACTTTTAATGGAAAAAAAGTAGGATCATTTGGTGATACAGGTTGTTTTTCGTTTTTCCCTTCCAAAAATCTTGGAACATATGGAGATGGAGGTATGGTAGTAACGAGTGATAAGGATTTATATGAAAAAATTAAAGTATTGAGAAATCATGGAAGCGAAAAAAAATATGTACATTCTGATATCGGTTTAAACAGTCGGTTAGATGAAATCCAAGCAGCCATATTAGAAGTGAAATTGAAGAGACTAGATGATTGGAATCAAAAAAGGAGAGAAATTGCGAACCGCTACTCAGAAAAATTGATAGGTTTGGTTAAAACCCCTATTACGGTGAAGAATCGGGAACACGTCTTTAACCAATACAGCATTGAAACAGACAATCGCGACGAATTAGCCTCATACCTAAACCATAGAAAAATTGCTACAGGCATCTATTATCCCCTACCCCTTCATCTTCAGCCTGCCTTCCATGGACTCCATTATCAAAAAGGAGACTTTCCAATAGCAGAAAAGGTTTCGGAAAAAATCCTGGCCCTGCCGCTTTATCCAACGTTAAAAGAATACGAACAAGATTATGTAATATCCTCAATTAAAGAATTTAAGGGTGATAGTAATGGAATTAATTAA